One window of the Thermomicrobiales bacterium genome contains the following:
- a CDS encoding CaiB/BaiF CoA-transferase family protein → MDGGRGTGDEGRGEERDAPLRGITILAFEQAVAGPYATRQLADLGARVIKIERPGVGDFARGYDRTVHGIASYFVWANRGKESLTLDLKHPEGRAVVEALLERADVVVQNLAPGAMERLGWGGGALLERFPRMIYCGISGYGDDGPYRDRKAYDLLIQAEAGILSITGTPETPSKVGISVADIAGGMYAYSGILTALYTRERTGRGAVLDVGLLDALVEWMGYPLYYTMYGGRPMARAGASHPAIAPYGPYPAGDGALVLFGVQNEREWARFCAGALGGALDPADPRFATNSERVANRAALDGLIVAAFAGLTAAEVVARLDAAGIANARANDVAAVADHPQLAARDRWREIGSPVGPLRALLPPVVAGNVEYTLGDVPDLGQHTDAILRELGYDDARIAGLRAAGVV, encoded by the coding sequence ATGGATGGGGGACGAGGGACGGGGGACGAGGGACGCGGGGAGGAGCGGGATGCGCCCCTTCGCGGCATCACCATCCTCGCGTTCGAGCAGGCGGTGGCGGGGCCGTATGCGACGCGGCAGCTGGCTGACCTCGGCGCGCGGGTGATCAAGATCGAGCGGCCGGGGGTGGGCGACTTTGCGCGCGGGTACGACCGGACGGTGCACGGCATCGCCAGCTACTTCGTCTGGGCCAACCGCGGCAAGGAGTCGCTGACGCTTGACCTCAAGCACCCCGAGGGGCGGGCGGTGGTCGAGGCGCTGCTGGAGCGGGCCGATGTCGTCGTCCAGAACCTGGCGCCCGGCGCGATGGAGCGGCTCGGCTGGGGCGGCGGGGCGCTGCTGGAGCGCTTTCCGCGGATGATCTACTGCGGCATCTCGGGCTACGGAGACGACGGGCCGTATCGCGACCGCAAGGCGTACGACCTGCTGATCCAGGCCGAGGCCGGCATCCTGTCGATCACCGGCACGCCGGAGACGCCGTCGAAGGTCGGCATCTCGGTTGCCGACATCGCCGGCGGCATGTACGCGTATTCCGGCATCCTGACGGCGCTCTACACCCGCGAGCGGACGGGGCGGGGCGCGGTGCTCGATGTCGGGCTGCTGGACGCGCTGGTCGAGTGGATGGGCTACCCGCTCTACTACACGATGTACGGTGGCCGGCCGATGGCCCGCGCCGGGGCCAGCCATCCGGCGATCGCGCCTTACGGCCCGTACCCGGCCGGCGACGGCGCGCTGGTCCTCTTCGGCGTGCAGAATGAGCGCGAGTGGGCGCGGTTCTGCGCCGGGGCGCTGGGCGGCGCGCTCGATCCTGCCGACCCGCGTTTTGCGACGAACTCCGAGCGTGTCGCCAACCGCGCCGCGCTCGACGGGCTGATCGTCGCGGCGTTCGCGGGGCTCACCGCCGCCGAGGTTGTCGCCCGGCTCGACGCGGCCGGCATCGCCAACGCACGGGCGAACGACGTCGCCGCCGTTGCCGACCACCCGCAGCTGGCCGCGCGCGACCGCTGGCGCGAGATCGGCAGCCCGGTCGGCCCGCTGCGCGCGTTGCTGCCGCCGGTTGTGGCCGGCAATGTCGAGTACACCTTGGGCGATGTCCCCGACCTCGGCCAGCACACCGACGCGATCCTGCGCGAGCTGGGCTACGACGATGCGCGGATCGCGGGGTTGCGCGCGGCGGGGGTGGTCTGA
- a CDS encoding acyl-CoA dehydrogenase family protein has translation MGDAEKDQAELHADLRAMVGELCRRFPDDYWRKLDRERGYPEEFVRAMTQAGYLSALIPEEYGGLGLGVTEGAIILEEVNRSGGNAGACHAQMYTMGTLLRHGSEEQKREYLPQIASGELRLQAFGVTEPDSGTDTTSLRTTAVRRGDHYVVTGQKIFISRVQHSDLMLLLARTTPRDQVARKSEGLSTFLVDLRDAPADKFEARPIDTMMNHETNQVFFDGLEVPAENLVGEEGKGFRYILDGMNVERILIAAECIGDGDWFIERATGYAKERIVFDRPIGQNQGVAFPIARAYVNIRAADLMRQRAAALFDAGQPCGAEANMAKLLAADASWEAANAAVQTHGGYGFAAEFDIERKFRETRLYQVAPISTNLILSYVAQHVLGLPRSF, from the coding sequence ATGGGCGACGCGGAGAAGGACCAGGCCGAGCTGCACGCGGACCTGCGGGCGATGGTGGGCGAGCTGTGCCGCCGGTTTCCCGACGACTACTGGCGCAAGCTGGATCGCGAGCGCGGCTACCCCGAGGAGTTCGTCCGGGCGATGACGCAGGCCGGCTACCTCTCGGCGCTCATTCCCGAGGAGTACGGCGGCCTCGGCCTCGGCGTGACCGAGGGGGCGATCATCCTCGAAGAGGTCAACCGCTCCGGTGGCAACGCGGGCGCCTGCCACGCTCAGATGTACACGATGGGCACGCTGCTGCGGCACGGCTCCGAGGAGCAGAAGCGCGAGTACCTGCCGCAGATCGCCAGCGGAGAGCTGCGCCTGCAGGCGTTCGGCGTCACCGAGCCGGATAGCGGCACCGACACGACCAGCCTGCGGACGACGGCCGTCCGTCGCGGCGATCACTACGTCGTCACCGGCCAGAAGATCTTCATCTCCCGCGTCCAGCACTCCGATCTGATGCTCCTGCTGGCCCGCACGACGCCGCGCGACCAGGTGGCGCGCAAGTCGGAGGGGCTCTCGACCTTTCTGGTGGACTTGCGCGACGCGCCGGCCGACAAATTCGAGGCGCGACCGATCGACACGATGATGAACCACGAGACGAACCAGGTCTTCTTCGACGGGCTGGAGGTGCCGGCCGAGAACCTCGTCGGCGAGGAGGGCAAGGGGTTCCGCTACATCCTCGACGGGATGAACGTCGAGCGCATCCTGATCGCCGCCGAGTGCATCGGCGACGGCGACTGGTTCATCGAGCGCGCCACCGGCTACGCGAAGGAGCGCATCGTCTTCGACCGGCCGATCGGCCAGAACCAGGGCGTCGCCTTCCCGATCGCCCGCGCGTATGTCAACATCCGCGCCGCCGACCTGATGCGCCAGCGCGCCGCGGCCCTGTTCGACGCCGGCCAGCCCTGCGGCGCCGAGGCGAACATGGCCAAGCTGCTGGCCGCCGACGCCTCCTGGGAGGCGGCCAACGCCGCCGTCCAGACCCACGGCGGCTACGGCTTCGCCGCCGAGTTCGACATCGAGCGCAAGTTCCGCGAGACGCGCCTCTACCAGGTCGCCCCAATCTCGACGAACCTCATCCTGTCGTATGTTGCGCAGCATGTGCTGGGGCTGCCGAGGAGCTTCTGA
- a CDS encoding MFS transporter, with protein MGDTTGASTVRHSNPSGLAREIGPLVIAAFVAQLSVGTMSPFLAAVATSLDTSLAMLGLVSMGALAATAVGGLIVGPLGDHLGHRTMLLWGLALIGVAAAGTAFAPGVIVLAIARATGGVGFAGASGMPNAIAASHSDGAQRRRALAILATAGTVAGLVGAPLMTTIGAASSWRVAFLVVAAVVGIACVATYLTVPRPDSPPAGRITRRDIAERYAPILADRRIRLLYGATATQMFCLIGALTFTGAFLAGDRGFSLRAIGWAYMAQAAGGILGGLLAGGRLGGLGLTRAYVVAMLAMGCFFLLFFAAPLGVWSVLPLALTGLAQVAGWIVLSTMLAERTSAGQGTTMTLNGSFLGVGGALGAAAGGVLIDTAGYTTFGALMLLAAMASALLGWRGYRLDATPAVYNVDAVTVAGEKRGIDDGRDNAPPNDG; from the coding sequence ATGGGCGACACAACAGGAGCATCCACCGTGCGCCACTCCAATCCCTCCGGACTTGCCCGTGAGATCGGGCCACTTGTTATCGCTGCATTCGTCGCCCAGCTCAGCGTCGGCACGATGTCGCCATTCCTCGCCGCAGTCGCGACAAGCCTCGACACGAGCCTGGCGATGCTGGGGCTGGTGTCGATGGGCGCGCTGGCCGCGACCGCGGTTGGCGGACTGATCGTCGGGCCGCTCGGCGATCATCTCGGACACCGGACGATGCTCCTCTGGGGGTTGGCGCTGATCGGCGTGGCTGCGGCCGGCACGGCATTCGCGCCGGGCGTCATCGTCCTCGCGATTGCCCGCGCCACCGGCGGCGTCGGGTTCGCCGGGGCCAGCGGCATGCCGAACGCCATCGCCGCCAGCCATTCCGATGGCGCGCAGCGCCGCCGAGCGCTGGCGATCCTGGCGACGGCGGGAACGGTCGCCGGCCTGGTCGGCGCTCCGCTGATGACGACCATCGGCGCGGCATCGAGCTGGCGGGTCGCTTTCCTCGTCGTCGCGGCGGTCGTCGGCATTGCCTGCGTCGCCACATATCTGACAGTCCCGCGGCCCGACTCTCCGCCCGCCGGCAGAATTACCCGCCGGGACATCGCGGAACGCTACGCGCCGATCCTCGCCGACCGGCGCATCCGCCTGCTCTACGGCGCGACCGCAACCCAGATGTTCTGCCTGATCGGCGCGTTGACGTTCACCGGGGCGTTCCTCGCGGGCGACCGAGGCTTCTCCCTTCGGGCGATCGGCTGGGCATATATGGCGCAAGCCGCCGGGGGCATCCTGGGCGGGCTGCTGGCGGGAGGCCGTCTCGGCGGGCTGGGGTTGACCAGGGCGTATGTGGTCGCGATGCTGGCGATGGGCTGCTTCTTCCTGCTGTTCTTCGCCGCGCCGCTGGGCGTCTGGAGCGTCCTGCCGTTGGCTCTCACCGGCCTCGCCCAGGTGGCCGGCTGGATCGTGCTCTCGACGATGCTGGCCGAGCGAACGAGCGCCGGCCAGGGCACGACGATGACGCTGAACGGCTCATTCCTCGGCGTCGGCGGGGCGCTCGGCGCTGCGGCCGGCGGTGTGCTGATCGATACCGCCGGCTACACGACGTTCGGCGCGCTGATGTTGCTCGCAGCGATGGCATCTGCTCTGCTGGGTTGGAGAGGATATCGGCTCGACGCAACGCCAGCCGTCTACAATGTCGACGCGGTCACGGTAGCGGGAGAGAAGAGGGGGATAGATGACGGTCGCGACAACGCTCCGCCCAACGATGGATGA